One part of the Glycine soja cultivar W05 chromosome 11, ASM419377v2, whole genome shotgun sequence genome encodes these proteins:
- the LOC114375153 gene encoding uncharacterized protein LOC114375153, translating into MPLSSPYLCSLSLLLSAQCKITQKIKVHSISCMSLLFHGMWLKQKLLLKRMKLVVIALVLMLASSSVAINRMKFVPKLDERSELSNESDDNDHHQIPRKEYGKPGSGQRKVDEGFRHVYTAGNDYGTPGQGGN; encoded by the exons ATGCCCCTATCTAGCCCTTATTTATGCTCCTTGAGCCTCCTCCTTTCTGCTCAGTGTAAGATaacacaaaaaattaaagttcaTAGCATCAGCTG TATGAGCTTACTTTTTCATGGTATGTGGCTAAAGCAAAAATTACTGTTGAAGAGAATGAAGCTTGTGGTGATTGCACTAGTGTTGATGCTGGCAAGCTCTTCTGTGGCTATAAATAGGATGAAATTTGTGCCAAAATTGGACGAGAGATCGGAACTGAGTAATGAATCTGATGATAATGATCACCATCAAATCCCTCGAAAGGAGTATGGAAAACCTGGATCTGGCCAACGTAAAGTGGATGAGGGGTTTCGTCACGTCTACACTGCTGGCAATGACTATGGCACACCTGGCCAGGgaggaaattaa